The window AGCCAGGCCACGGTGTGGGCGACGTCGACGGGGCGGCCCAGCTGACCTGAGGGCTGCCCTGCGGCGTACTGCGCCCGCACCTCCTCCGGCAGTGCCGCGACCGCCGGGCTGGCGATCAGGCCCGGGGCCACGGCGTTCACCCGGATCCCGTCACGTGCGTACTCCAGCGCCGCCTGCTGGGAGAGGGCGATGACGCCGGCCTTGGCCGCGGCGTACGCGGGCTGCCCCGGCGTCGCCTTCAGGCCCGCTCCGGAGGCCATGTTGACGATGCTGCCGCCGCCGTGGGCCAGGAAGTGGCTGAGCTGCGCCTTCATGCACAGCCACACGCCCTTGAGGTCGATGTCCATGATCCGGTCCCACACCGCCACGTCCATGTCGTGCAGGCGCGAGGGGGGCTGGCCGACGCCAGCGATGTTCGCGGCCAGGTGCAGACCCCCGTAGGTGGACAGCGCCGCGTCCACCAGGCCCTGCGCGGAGGCGGCGTCGCTGACGTCGACGCGGTGGAAGGTGGCGGCACCACCTCCGGCGTTGATCTCGGCGACGACTCGGGCGCCCGCCTCCTCGGTGACGTCGGCCACCACCACGCGGGCTCCCCGCGCTGCCAGCAGCTTGGCGGTGGCCTCGCCGATGCCGGAGGCGCCTCCGGTCACCACGGCCACCTGGTCCACGAACGACACCGTCCACCTCCGCGTGCGCCCGGGCACCGTCACCCAGGTCGTTTCCCTGAGAAAACATATGCAGTCGCTATCGTTGCGTCAATGGCCGGCCCCGACCCCCACCAGCGGCTGCCCTACCGCGTGGAGCTGGCCGCCTCGCTGGGCTCGCTGGTGCAGACCTGGTGGTCGCCCGCGTTCCGCGAGGACATGGTCCGAGGCGCCGGGGTCGAGCTGGGCACCACGGAGGCACGCCTGCTGTGGGAGCTGGGGGCCCGTGGGGCGCAGCGCTCAGGCGCTCTGGCCGCGCTGCTGGACCTCGGGGCCCCGAGCATCAGCAAGGGCGTGGCCAAGCTCGTCTCGCGAGGCCTGGTGGAGCAGGTTCGAGACCCCAGCGACGGGCGGGGGGTGCTGGTCGACCTCACGGCAGAGGGCCGCGCGGTCACCCAGCGGCTGTACGACGTGGGCGACCGCGTGGTCTCCGAGGTGCTGTCCACCTGGTCCGACCAGGACGCCCGCTCGCTGACCGTCCTGGCCGGGCGGTTCAGCCGAGACGCCATCGCCCACGCCTCACGTCTTCGGTCGCGCGCTCCCGACCGGTCCGTCCAGCACGACCAGGCCGGTGCGGAGATGGACGGCAGCGCCTGAGCCTGGCGGCGGTGACGAGGAGCCGCTGGCCCTCGCCCCCGCCGACGGCCCGTCAGCGGCTGCCGGTGCTCAGCCCTGTCCGCCCCGGACGACGGCCGGCCCGACCACCTGCGTGAGCGGCTGCGTGAGCTGCAGCCCGTCCACCGGCTGGAGCTGGTCGTACCCGACCCGGTACCCGACGATCTTCATGCCGGGGGTCAGGTCCTCCTCGTAGACCTTCGCGTAGTTCTTCTGGAAGAAGTCCGCGATGTCGGCCTCGTAGCCCTGGTCGTAGCTGAGCAGCAGGTAGATGCGCTGGTGGCCCGACGCGAGCGCGTCGACCTGGTCGGGCAGGGTGGCCGCGTCGAAGGCGGGGATGCCCCCGCGCCGGTCCCACCCGGGCAGCGTGACCACCTTCGCGTCGCCGTCGTAGTACTTCTCGAACGGCCAGATGGTGAACGGCGAGGAGACCACCACGAGGTCGGACGGGCCCGCCTTGTCCGCGAGCAGCTGCGCGGCGCCGCGGTAGTCCTCCTTGACGGGCACGTCGGTCCGGACCGCCTCCGAGACCGTCGCCGACGCGGTGAGCGCGAGCACCACCGCGGCGGAGACCACCGCGAAGCGGGGGCGCATGGCCGCCACGAAGGCCACCACGAGCAGCACCACCGCGGGCAGCGCCGCGATCATGTACCGCGACAGGAAGAACGGCGAGATGACGTGGCTGAGCACGAACGCCAGCAGCACCGGGCCGAAGGCCGCGGCGACCACGGCGCCCAGCTCGCGGTCGGGGCGGCGAGCCACCCGCACCACCAGCAGCGCGGCGAGCATGAGCAGCGGCCAGGTGGCCACGAGCGCGGAGTTGGCGCTGTCGGGCAGGAACCCGCCGAGGAACTGCGAGTAGACGTTGGTGAAGTCCACCGACGACGGCGAGGGGAGCTGGGGCCGCGTCCCGGAGGCCGAGCCCTCGGCGCGGAAGTAGGCCAGCCACGGCAGCAGGGCCAGGGCGACGAGCACCGCGGTGCCGGCCATGCGACCCAGGCCGCGCCAGCGCTCGCGCGCCGAGACGGCCAGGAAGACCAGGCCCTGCACGACGAGCACGAAGAGGAAGAAGTAGTGCGTGTAGGCGCCGGCCACCGCCGTCAGCGCGAAGCCCGTCCAGTCGGCGGCGCTCCCCCGCCGCAGGACCCGCAGGAAGAAGAGCTGGCTGAGCAGGGTGGCGAAGACGAGCATCGTGTACATGCGCGCCTCGTTGCCGTACCAGTTCATGAACGGCGAGAGGGCGAAGACCGCCACCGCCAGCAGCGCCCAGCGGGTGCGCAGCATCCGGCGGGCGACCAGGTAGAGCACCGGCAGGCAGGCGAGGAAGAACACCATCGACAGTGCGCGCGCGGTCTCGACGTCCCCGCCGAACGCCAGGCGCCAGGTGCGCAGCAGCAGGTGGTAGCCGGGGACGTGGACGTCCTGGGCCACCTCCTTGAGCATGGCCCCGTAGCTGCGGTCCGTCTGCTGCATGCTCTGGGACTCGTCCAGGCGCAGGCTCTGCCCGGCCAGCCACACCCGTGAGACGGTCAGGACGGCGACGGCGCACAGCACCTGGACGGCGGCCACCACCGCGAGGCGGTGGCGGTGCAGGAGGTCGTCCGCGCGGCGCAGCGCAGTCGCGGCACCGCCGCGCGCCGACGCCCACCGCGCGGGTCCGGTCCCGCCGGGGCGCTCCGGGGCGCCCGGGGCGGGCGCCGCGGGAGCGGACGGCTCCTGCAGGTCGGACGGTGCTGCCGATCCGACGGCGGTGCTGGTCAACGGGCCTCCTCGAGGACGGGACGGGCCGTCGAGGCGCTGTCGCGCAGGTCGACGACGTCGTGGGCGCCCTGCGGGCGGGGGGCGCGCCGCGGCGCGGCCGCGAGCACGAACGGGACCGACACGGCCACGTGCACGCACAGCCAGGCGGCGTTGGCGATGAGGGAGGGCGACAGGCCCTCGCGGGCCAGGCCCACGGCCAGCGCGAGCGCGCCGACCGCCGCGTAGGCGATGTTGGGCAGCACCAGGCGCAGGAAGTTGGCCTGCCCGCCGTCACCCACGTCCTTGCTGGTCACCGCGAAGGTCGTCCGGCGCTTGGTGAGCACGGCGACGAGGGCGGTCAGCTGGAGCCACCAGGAGGACAGCGAGAAGGAGATCGCCTGGAAGCTGTACGACGACGCGCTGGTGCGCTGCAGCACGAAGAGGTTCAGCCAGATGTAGGGCAGGAAGACCAGCGCCAGCGTCATGGTGGAGGTGACGATCGGGGTCTGGCCGGTGAGGAGGTAGACGACCGGCAGCAGCGTGGAGGCCAGCACCACGACGCCCGACAGGTAGTAGGCGGCCGAGGACAGGTACTGCAGCCGCTGCCCCCAGCTGAGGCCGCGCCGCAGGAGGGGGTTGTAGGAG of the Quadrisphaera sp. RL12-1S genome contains:
- a CDS encoding glycosyltransferase family 39 protein codes for the protein MTSTAVGSAAPSDLQEPSAPAAPAPGAPERPGGTGPARWASARGGAATALRRADDLLHRHRLAVVAAVQVLCAVAVLTVSRVWLAGQSLRLDESQSMQQTDRSYGAMLKEVAQDVHVPGYHLLLRTWRLAFGGDVETARALSMVFFLACLPVLYLVARRMLRTRWALLAVAVFALSPFMNWYGNEARMYTMLVFATLLSQLFFLRVLRRGSAADWTGFALTAVAGAYTHYFFLFVLVVQGLVFLAVSARERWRGLGRMAGTAVLVALALLPWLAYFRAEGSASGTRPQLPSPSSVDFTNVYSQFLGGFLPDSANSALVATWPLLMLAALLVVRVARRPDRELGAVVAAAFGPVLLAFVLSHVISPFFLSRYMIAALPAVVLLVVAFVAAMRPRFAVVSAAVVLALTASATVSEAVRTDVPVKEDYRGAAQLLADKAGPSDLVVVSSPFTIWPFEKYYDGDAKVVTLPGWDRRGGIPAFDAATLPDQVDALASGHQRIYLLLSYDQGYEADIADFFQKNYAKVYEEDLTPGMKIVGYRVGYDQLQPVDGLQLTQPLTQVVGPAVVRGGQG
- a CDS encoding MarR family winged helix-turn-helix transcriptional regulator, with translation MAGPDPHQRLPYRVELAASLGSLVQTWWSPAFREDMVRGAGVELGTTEARLLWELGARGAQRSGALAALLDLGAPSISKGVAKLVSRGLVEQVRDPSDGRGVLVDLTAEGRAVTQRLYDVGDRVVSEVLSTWSDQDARSLTVLAGRFSRDAIAHASRLRSRAPDRSVQHDQAGAEMDGSA
- a CDS encoding SDR family NAD(P)-dependent oxidoreductase, whose amino-acid sequence is MSFVDQVAVVTGGASGIGEATAKLLAARGARVVVADVTEEAGARVVAEINAGGGAATFHRVDVSDAASAQGLVDAALSTYGGLHLAANIAGVGQPPSRLHDMDVAVWDRIMDIDLKGVWLCMKAQLSHFLAHGGGSIVNMASGAGLKATPGQPAYAAAKAGVIALSQQAALEYARDGIRVNAVAPGLIASPAVAALPEEVRAQYAAGQPSGQLGRPVDVAHTVAWLLSDDAAFVSGMTHLVDGAWFQR